A genomic region of Columba livia isolate bColLiv1 breed racing homer chromosome 12, bColLiv1.pat.W.v2, whole genome shotgun sequence contains the following coding sequences:
- the LOC135580694 gene encoding collagen alpha-1(III) chain-like, with protein MTRYRHPGRPGASVRPGTALPGSRSHAPARPGLAWSRPWADQGGSAGRGAPGEGVSSPAPHQILGETGLADKGGRILRGRRERAEAGGASGCRRLGAGEGEAGNGNGGAPGSGSAGCPDPPGGGRFAEAQEPAAAGGEAAGGQGGLAGPGATSRRAGGAVPAPGARQSGGWAGKEAVGHSVGHSVTHPCGGWGAGERSSSGTPPPPRHRRSLTAARSPGPSLSFGAGDAAPPPPPPSASTHARTHAGADGRTHARRARTATARRCGAVPDWRRGGSTPGPRGLLRTRATARLPLPFSARAGGGRAGKRKGAGPGALRLRSSHPQPLEVGGASAGIAQTQSLSGARCGLCACAERLEAGGSAQGARARVLRAEPLGPAPAPAFGGTRRVVPAENGLCWPSECACRVIESFPLENALKIVESDLTVALNHVPENHIYTSSKPLQGCCLHHCPGQPVLVPDKHFWAAPPGLPYREDPRTAVARGRVTSCL; from the exons ATGACCCGATACCGGCACCCCGGCCGCCCCGGGGCTTCAGTGAGGCCCGGCACGGCTCTGCCGGGGTCCCGCTCACACGCACCGGCAAGGCCCGGCCTGGCCTGGTCCCGGCCCTGGGCCGACCAAGGGGGCTCGGCGGGACGCGGGGCTCCCGGCGAGGGCGTTTCCAGCCCCGCTCCTCACCaaattttgggggaaacaggaCTCGCAGACAAGGGGGGGCGGATCCTCCGGGGAAGGAGGGAGCGGGCCGAGGCGGGCGGAGCGAGCGGCTGCCGGCGGCTCGGGGCGGGGGAAGGGGAGGCGGGTAACGGCAACGGGGGCGCTCCTGGAAGCGGCAGCGCTGGGTGCCCGGACCCTCCCGGGGGCGGGCGATTCGCTGAGGCCCAGGAACCGGCGGCGGCCGGCGGTGAGGCAGCGGGAGGGCAGGGCGGACTCGCCGGGCCAGGGGCTACGAGCAGGCGGGCTGGGGGCGCCGTGCCTGCCCCAGGAGCGCGGCAAAGCGGCGGCTGGGCGGGCAAAGAGGCGGTTGGGCACTCGGTCGGTCACTCAGTCACTCACCCGTGTGGCGGGTGGGGCGccggggagaggagcagctcgggcacacccccacccccccgtcACCGCCGGTCGCTCACGGCCGCTCGCTCGCCGGGACCGTCCCTTTCATTCGGGGCAGGGGACgctgcgccgccgccgccgccgccgagcGCAAGCACGCACGCACGCACGCACGCAGGAGCGGACGGACGCACGCACGCACGGCGCGCTCGGACCGCGACGGCGCGACGCTGCGGGGCGGTGCCCGATTGGCGGCGCGGCGGGAGCACGCCGGGCCCGCGCGGCCTCCTGCGCACGCGCGCCACCGCGcgccttcccctccccttctccGCGAGGGCCGGAGGCGGGAGAGCCGGGAAACGGAaaggggcggggccgggggctctGCGCCTGCGCAGTTCTCACCCGCAGCCGTTGGAGGTGGGGGGGGCGAGTGCTGGGATCGCGCAGACACAGTCGCTCTCAGGCGCGCGGTGCGGCCTGTGCGCATGCGCAGAGCGCCTCGAGGCGGGCGGTAGCGCTCAGGGGGCGCGTGCGCGGGTCCTCAGGGCGGAGCCTCTCGGGcctgccccggccccggcgtTCGGGGGGACACGGCGGGTGGTGCCCGCGGAGAATGGGCTGTGCTGGCCCAGCGAGTGCGCGtgtagagtcatagaatcattcccGTTGGAAAACGCCCTCAAGATCGTCGAGTCTGACTTAACAgtggcactaaaccacgtcccggAGAACCACATCTACACGTCttctaaacccctccagggatgctgtctccaccactgccctgggcagcctgttctagtgcctGACAAACACTTCTGGGCAG cacctccagggCTTCCTTATAGAGAGGACCCCAGAACTGCGGTGGCTCGTGGCCGTGTGACAAGCTGTCTGTGA